One genomic window of Bacillota bacterium includes the following:
- a CDS encoding DUF6754 domain-containing protein has product MTGGIFVPGLAAQFLLVGVFGAIVYVMIRRTRAGRRVAKIRKIPGLEAVEEAVGRATEMGRPVHMTYGLGDIDDASTFAFWGMLGHVARLCARYETRLLQTNNNYLVMAINEEVIRQAYAESGRPDAYRPEDVRFLSPWQFGYASAVLGIFQRERPAANIMIGTFLAESLIFAEAGHAVGAVQIAGTANTSQLPFFMAACDFCLLGEEIYAASAYLSRDPVLTGSVVGQDLAKIFLLGLVILGTLVENGWPHNWFWGLLSR; this is encoded by the coding sequence ATGACCGGAGGCATCTTCGTCCCGGGACTGGCCGCCCAGTTCCTCCTGGTCGGCGTCTTCGGGGCCATCGTCTACGTCATGATCCGGCGGACGAGGGCCGGGCGACGGGTGGCCAAGATCCGGAAGATCCCCGGCCTCGAAGCCGTCGAGGAAGCCGTCGGACGGGCCACCGAGATGGGGCGCCCGGTGCACATGACGTATGGCCTGGGGGACATCGACGACGCCTCCACCTTCGCCTTCTGGGGCATGCTCGGGCACGTCGCCAGGCTCTGCGCCCGCTACGAGACGCGCCTCCTCCAGACCAACAACAACTACCTGGTGATGGCGATCAACGAGGAGGTCATCAGGCAGGCCTACGCGGAGAGCGGCCGTCCCGACGCCTACCGGCCGGAGGACGTCCGCTTCCTGTCGCCGTGGCAGTTCGGGTACGCCTCGGCCGTCCTCGGCATCTTCCAGCGGGAGCGGCCGGCGGCCAACATCATGATCGGCACTTTCCTGGCCGAGTCGCTGATCTTCGCCGAGGCTGGCCACGCCGTCGGGGCCGTCCAGATCGCCGGGACGGCCAACACCTCCCAACTGCCCTTCTTCATGGCCGCCTGCGACTTCTGCCTCCTCGGTGAGGAGATCTACGCGGCCAGCGCCTATCTATCCCGGGACCCGGTCCTGACCGGGTCGGTGGTCGGCCAGGACCTGGCCAAGATCTTCCTCCTTGGCCTGGTCATCCTGGGCACCCTGGTCGAGAACGGGTGGCCGCACAACTGGTTCTGGGGACTGCTCAGCCGATGA